The Arachis hypogaea cultivar Tifrunner chromosome 19, arahy.Tifrunner.gnm2.J5K5, whole genome shotgun sequence genome has a window encoding:
- the LOC112776118 gene encoding uncharacterized protein isoform X4, whose protein sequence is MPPEPLPWDRKDFFKERKHERSESLGSVARWRDSSHHRDFHRWGSAEFRRPPGHGKQGGWHVFSEDSGHGYGISRSSSEKMLDEDCRPSVSRGDGKYGRGSRENRGPFGQRDWRGQSWETTNGSMNLPRRPPDVNNDHRSVDDNLTYSTHPHSDFVNTWDPHHLKDQHDKIGGANGFGTGARSDRENSLASIDWKPLKWTRSGSLSSRGSGFSHSSSSRSAGGADSHEAKAELHPKNATVNESHSGEAAVCVTSSAPCEDTTSRKKPRLNWGEGLAKYEKKKVEVPDGSANKDGPVLSNGSIEPCAFPGSSLVDKSPKVTGFSDCACASPATPSSVACSSSPGVDDKLFGKPANVDNDVSNLTCSPVPGSQDHFQRFSFNLEKLDIESLNSLNSSIIELIQSDDTSYVNSGPMRSTAMNKLLIWKADISKVLETTESEIDSLENELKSLRSASGDRGSYPAVLGSQMVGNNENPFEVPVGVSDEVTRPEPLKILSSDDPDAEKLPLSTNLNSIHENGKEEDIDSPGSATSKLSEPPPLVKAVSSSDTRRYDTFLEDANAGQSNGMKCLIPCTTRKYPSNSACSDVNASSEVPDSIITASGASLWSSTEDSLYKKIISSNRELAKSACGVFAKLLPQGYTKIDKVGASSDLCSQTSIMEKFAEKKQFARFKERVITLKFKALHHLWKEDMRLLSIKKCRPKYHKKHELSVRSTFNGNQKNRFSIRSRFPLPGNHLSLVPTAEVINFTRKLLSEPQVKIHRDALKMPALVLDEKIPKFISSNGLVEDPLAIEKEKALINPWTSEEREIFLEKFAVFGKDFRKIASFLHHKTTADCVEFYYKNHKSDCFEKLKKQQKLGKSFLAKTDLVASGKKWNHEANTASLDILSAASVMADGFACNKKMRPGNFLMGGYVNVKASRVDDSIRERSSSFDILGDEREAFADVMASSEAMSFCGTSSVEPVEGSRDSRLMPDTAENVDDETCSDESCGEMDPTDWTDDEKAAFIQAVSSFGRDFVKLARCIGTRSPEQCKVFFSKARKCLGLDLMRPMPENVGSPANDGANGGGSDTDDACAVETGSVVGTDKSGTKTDEDLPSSVINTYHDESDPVEVRNLAAELNEPKEEDDTVVDHEDANLVSDGVVLYNSDKSGSVNGQAPIVMTDSTTVGKDKAIKFGGADLVSISALDTTEPCERSLAGQDNVVTEVSSGVLGSGLERQSVPSTQCPDDRGDKLVAVTAVGVELKSSVQDSCTTTVNASVSSVGNSCSGLSFDTESKHMALGKPVSALYVEDLHATANSLSQNTSVSAAVQCEKTATQDQLSCTTETPGGRNLQCHNPISNGDHQLPVPGNRVDRANSILHGYPLQMAIKKEVNGDIKCSSSANELPLLSRKDEQDDHFKARLSYSSDSEKTSRNGDVKLFGKILTNPSSTQKPNLTTKSCEENGIHHPKSSRLSSLKYADGNFKMLKFERDDCSEYLGLENVPLRSYGYWDGNRIQTGLTSLPDSAILLAKYPAAFSNYPSSSAKLEQQSFHAFGKNNERHLSGSPAFTARDMNGSNAVIDYQMLRSRDGSVVDVKHCQDVFSEMPRRNGFEAISSLHQQQQGRGVVGMSSGGVGGTGIVVGSCSGVTDPVAAIKMHYPNSDKYGGQTGNNISSREDESWAGGKGDLGR, encoded by the exons ATGCCTCCTGAACCGTTGCCTTGGGATCGGAAGGACTTCTTCAAGGAGAGGAAACACGAGAGGTCTGAGTCTCTGGGCTCCGTTGccagatggagagattcctctcaccACCGCGACTTCCACCGTTGGGGATCCGCCGAGTTCCGCAGACCTCCGG GTCATGGTAAGCAGGGCGGTTGGCACGTGTTTTCTGAAGATTCTGGTCATGGGTATGGGATTTCACGGTCAAGCAGTGAAAAGATGCTGGACGAAGATTGCCGGCCATCAGTGTCTCGTGGGGATGGAAAATATGGCCGGGGCAGTAGAGAAAATAGAGGGCCGTTTGGGCAGAGAGATTGGAGAGGACAGTCGTGGGAAACAACCAATGGTTCTATGAATTTACCAAGAAGGCCCCCGGATGTGAATAATGATCATAGGTCAGTTGACGACAACCTAACATATTCCACTCATCCACATTCTGATTTTGTAAACACTTGGGATCCACACCACTTGAAAGACCAGCATGATAAGATTGGTGGTGCCAATGGGTTCGGAACAGGCGCAAGAAGTGATAGAGAAAATTCTCTGGCTTCAATTGACTGGAAGCCACTTAAATGGACCCGATCTGGAAGCTTGTCGTCGAGAGGCTCTGGTTTTAGCCACTCGAGTAGCTCAAGGAGCGCGGGAGGGGCAGATTCCCATGAAGCAAAGGCCGAGTTACATCCCAAAAACGCAACTGTTAATGAGTCACATTCAGGGGAAGCTGCTGTGTGTGTTACATCTTCTGCACCATGTGAAGATACAACTTCCAGAAAGAAGCCGAGGCTAAATTGGGGAGAGGGACTTGCAaagtatgagaagaaaaaggttgAAGTGCCAGATGGAAGTGCTAACAAAGATGGACCTGTCTTGTCTAATGGTAGTATTGAACCTTGTGCTTTCCCCGGTTCCAGCTTAGTAGATAAAAGCCCAAAAGTTACAGGATTCTCAGACTGTGCATGTGCATCTCCTGCAACTCCATCATCGGTTGCCTGCAGTTCCTCCCCAG GTGTGGATGATAAGTTATTTGGAAAACCTGCAAATGTAGACAATGATGTTAGTAATTTGACTTGTTCTCCTGTTCCTGGATCCCAAGACCATTTTCAGaggttttcttttaatttagagAAATTGGATATTGAATCCTTGAATAGTCTGAATTCTTCAATTATTGAGTTGATACAATCTGATGATACAAGTTATGTGAATTCTGGTCCAATGAGGTCCACTGCAATGAATAAGTTATTGATATGGAAAGCCGACATTTCAAAGGTATTGGAGACAACCGAATCTGAAATTGATTCACTTGAAAATGAACTGAAATCTCTAAGATCTGCATCTGGGGATAGAGGTTCATATCCAGCTGTTTTGGGCTCACAGATGGTTGGCAACAATGAAAATCCTTTTGAAGTACCTGTTGGTGTCTCTGATGAAGTTACTCGGCCAGAACCTTTGAAAATTCTTTCTTCTGACGACCCTGATGCTGAGAAATTGCCCCTTTCAACCAACTTAAATAGTATTCATGAGAATGGAAAGGAAGAGGACATTGATAGTCCTGGTTCAGCAACATCTAAATTAAGTGAGCCTCCGCCTTTGGTTAAAGCAGTTTCGTCAAGTGATACAAGGAGATATGATACCTTCTTGGAGGATGCCAATGCTGGTCAGTCTAATGGCATGAAATGCTTAATTCCCTGTACTACAAGGAAGTATCCTAGTAACTCTGCTTGCAGTGATGTCAATGCGTCTTCGGAAGTGCCAGATAGTATTATTACTGCCTCTGGTGCAAGCTTATGGTCTAGCACTGAGGATAGTTTATATAAGAAAATTATTTCTTCCAACAGAGAATTGGCAAAAAGTGCATGTGGAGTATTTGCTAAGTTATTGCCCCAAGGATATACTAAAATTGATAAGGTGGGGGCCAGCAGTGACTTGTGCTCTCAGACATCCATTATGGAGAAGTTTGCTGAGAAAAAGCAGTTTGCAAGATTTAAAGAGAGAGTTATCACACTTAAGTTCAAAGCCCTGCATCACCTGTGGAAGGAAGATATGCGCCTACTGTCTATAAAGAAATGCCGGCCAAAATATCACAAGAAACATGAACTAAGTGTGCGGTCTACCTTTAATGGTAATCAGAAGAACCGGTTCTCCATTCGGTCTCGTTTTCCTTTACCTG GAAATCATCTGAGCCTCGTTCCAACAGCCGAGGTAATTAATTTTACAAGAAAACTGCTCTCAGAACCTCAGGTTAAAATTCACAGGGATGCCCTGAAGATGCCAGCATTAGTCTTGGATGAGAAGATCCCAAAGTTCATATCTAGTAATGGGCTTGTCGAAGATCCATTGGCTATTGAGAAGGAAAAGGCTTTGATTAATCCTTGGACatcagaagagagagaaattttcCTTGAAAAATTTGCTGTCTTTGGAAAAGATTTTCGGAAGATCGCTTCTTTCCTTCATCACAAGACAACTGCTGACTGTGTTGAGTTCTATTACAAAAATCATAAATCGGATTGTTTTGAAAAACTTAAGAAGCAGCAGAAGTTAGGGAAGTCATTTTTAGCCAAAACTGACTTGGTAGCATCGGGTAAAAAATGGAACCATGAAGCGAATACTGCTTCACTTGACATTTTGAGTGCTGCTTCAGTGATGGCTGATGGCTTTGCATGTAACAAGAAAATGCGTCCTGGGAACTTCCTTATGGGTGGATATGTTAATGTGAAAGCCTCAAGGGTTGATGATAGCATCAGAGAAAGATCAAGCAGCTTTGACATTCTTGGGGATGAGAGGGAGGCTTTTGCTGATGTAATGGCTTCATCCGAGGCCATGAGTTTCTGTGGGACAAGTTCAGTTGAACCTGTAGAAGGTAGCCGAGATAGTAGGTTGATGCCTGATACTGCTGAGAATGTTGATGACGAGACTTGTTCAGATGAGAGCTGTGGTGAAATGGATCCTACTGATTGGACAGATGATGAAAAGGCAGCTTTTATACAAGCTGTATCATCTTTTGGTAGGGATTTTGTGAAGTTAGCGCGATGCATTGGAACAAGGTCACCAGAACAATGCAAAGTTTTTTTCAGCAAGGCTCGAAAATGCCTCGGCTTAGATCTCATGCGCCCTATGCCTGAAAACGTTGGATCACCAGCAAATGATGGTGCAAATGGCGGGGGTAGCGACACAGATGATGCTTGTGCTGTAGAGACAGGTTCAGTGGTTGGCACTGACAAGTCTGGCACTAAGACAGATGAGGACCTGCCTTCATCTGTCATAAACACCTACCATGATGAATCAGATCCTGTGGAAGTTAGGAACCTGGCAGCTGAATTAAATGAGCCTAAAGAGGAGGATGATACAGTAGTCGATCATGAAGATGCAAACTTGGTTAGCGATGGGGTTGTCTTGTACAATTCTGATAAGTCTGGTTCAGTCAATGGGCAGGCTCCTATAGTTATGACAGATAGCACAACAGTTGGAAAAGACAAAGCCATTAAATTCGGGGGTGCAGACTTGGTGTCTATTTCTGCCCTCGACACAACTGAACCATGTGAGAGGAGTTTGGCTGGTCAGGATAATGTAGTTACTGAAGTTTCTTCTGGGGTTCTTGGAAGTGGATTGGAGAGGCAAAGTGTTCCTTCAACCCAATGTCCTGATGATAGAGGGGATAAACTGGTGGCTGTTACAGCTGTTGGAGTTGAACTGAAAAGCTCGGTTCAGGATTCATGTACTACTACAGTAAATGCTTCAGTCTCATCTGTGGGCAATTCTTGTTCAGGATTGAGTTTTGATACTGAAAGTAAGCATATGGCCCTTGGAAAGCCTGTATCTGCATTATATGTCGAGGATCTTCATGCAACTGCAAATTCATTGTCACAAAATACTTCTGTTTCAGCCGCCGTTCAATGCGAGAAAACAGCTACTCAGGATCAACTGTCCTGTACTACTGAGACTCCAGGTGGGAGAAATTTGCAGTGTCATAATCCCATCAGCAATGGTGACCATCAGCTTCCTGTGCCTGGGAATCGTGTGGATCGTGCCAACAGCATCCTCCATGGTTATCCTTTGCAAATGGCCATTAAGAAAGAAGTGAATGGAGATATAAAATGCAGCAGTTCAGCAAACGAGTTGCCCCTTCTATCCCGAAAAGATGAACAAGATGATCATTTCAAAGCAAGGTTAAGCTATTCGTCAGATTCGGAAAAAACATCCAGAAATGGTGATGTGAAATTGTTTGGGAAGATATTAACCAATCCTTCATCCACACAGAAACCTAATTTGACCACCAAGTcatgtgaagaaaatggcatccATCATCCCAAATCTAGCAGGCTTTCGAGTTTGAAATATGCTGATGGAAATTTCAAGATGTTGAAGTTTGAACGAGATGACTGCAGTGAGTATCTTGGCCTTGAAAATGTCCCCTTGCGGAGCTATGGTTACTGGGATGGGAACCGAATACAGACTGGTCTCACATCATTGCCTGATTCTGCCATCCTGCTAGCAAAGTATCCGGCTGCCTTCAGTAATTATCCGTCTTCTTCAGCCAAATTGGAGCAGCAGTCGTTCCATGCATTTGGTAAGAATAATGAAAGGCACCTGAGTGGATCTCCTGCTTTTACAGCTAGGGACATGAATGGCAGTAATGCTGTGATTGATTATCAGATGCTTAGAAGTAGGGATGGTTCTGTGGTTGATGTAAAGCACTGCCAAGACGTGTTCTCTGAGATGCCACGGAGAAATGGGTTCGAAGCAATCTCAAGTTTGCACCAGCAGCAGCAGGGCAGAGGAGTGGTGGGAATGAGTAGTGGTGGTGTTGGAGGAACGGGGATTGTGGTTGGATCATGCAGCGGTGTCACGGATCCTGTGGCAGCCATAAAAATGCATTACCCCAATTCTGACAAGTATGGTGGTCAAACTGGGAATAATATCAGCAGCAGAGAAGATGAATCTTGGGCTGGGGGGAAAGGGGACTTAGGGAGGTAG
- the LOC112776118 gene encoding uncharacterized protein isoform X1 — MPPEPLPWDRKDFFKERKHERSESLGSVARWRDSSHHRDFHRWGSAEFRRPPGHGKQGGWHVFSEDSGHGYGISRSSSEKMLDEDCRPSVSRGDGKYGRGSRENRGPFGQRDWRGQSWETTNGSMNLPRRPPDVNNDHRSVDDNLTYSTHPHSDFVNTWDPHHLKDQHDKIGGANGFGTGARSDRENSLASIDWKPLKWTRSGSLSSRGSGFSHSSSSRSAGGADSHEAKAELHPKNATVNESHSGEAAVCVTSSAPCEDTTSRKKPRLNWGEGLAKYEKKKVEVPDGSANKDGPVLSNGSIEPCAFPGSSLVDKSPKVTGFSDCACASPATPSSVACSSSPAGVDDKLFGKPANVDNDVSNLTCSPVPGSQDHFQRFSFNLEKLDIESLNSLNSSIIELIQSDDTSYVNSGPMRSTAMNKLLIWKADISKVLETTESEIDSLENELKSLRSASGDRGSYPAVLGSQMVGNNENPFEVPVGVSDEVTRPEPLKILSSDDPDAEKLPLSTNLNSIHENGKEEDIDSPGSATSKLSEPPPLVKAVSSSDTRRYDTFLEDANAGQSNGMKCLIPCTTRKYPSNSACSDVNASSEVPDSIITASGASLWSSTEDSLYKKIISSNRELAKSACGVFAKLLPQGYTKIDKVGASSDLCSQTSIMEKFAEKKQFARFKERVITLKFKALHHLWKEDMRLLSIKKCRPKYHKKHELSVRSTFNGNQKNRFSIRSRFPLPAGNHLSLVPTAEVINFTRKLLSEPQVKIHRDALKMPALVLDEKIPKFISSNGLVEDPLAIEKEKALINPWTSEEREIFLEKFAVFGKDFRKIASFLHHKTTADCVEFYYKNHKSDCFEKLKKQQKLGKSFLAKTDLVASGKKWNHEANTASLDILSAASVMADGFACNKKMRPGNFLMGGYVNVKASRVDDSIRERSSSFDILGDEREAFADVMASSEAMSFCGTSSVEPVEGSRDSRLMPDTAENVDDETCSDESCGEMDPTDWTDDEKAAFIQAVSSFGRDFVKLARCIGTRSPEQCKVFFSKARKCLGLDLMRPMPENVGSPANDGANGGGSDTDDACAVETGSVVGTDKSGTKTDEDLPSSVINTYHDESDPVEVRNLAAELNEPKEEDDTVVDHEDANLVSDGVVLYNSDKSGSVNGQAPIVMTDSTTVGKDKAIKFGGADLVSISALDTTEPCERSLAGQDNVVTEVSSGVLGSGLERQSVPSTQCPDDRGDKLVAVTAVGVELKSSVQDSCTTTVNASVSSVGNSCSGLSFDTESKHMALGKPVSALYVEDLHATANSLSQNTSVSAAVQCEKTATQDQLSCTTETPGGRNLQCHNPISNGDHQLPVPGNRVDRANSILHGYPLQMAIKKEVNGDIKCSSSANELPLLSRKDEQDDHFKARLSYSSDSEKTSRNGDVKLFGKILTNPSSTQKPNLTTKSCEENGIHHPKSSRLSSLKYADGNFKMLKFERDDCSEYLGLENVPLRSYGYWDGNRIQTGLTSLPDSAILLAKYPAAFSNYPSSSAKLEQQSFHAFGKNNERHLSGSPAFTARDMNGSNAVIDYQMLRSRDGSVVDVKHCQDVFSEMPRRNGFEAISSLHQQQQGRGVVGMSSGGVGGTGIVVGSCSGVTDPVAAIKMHYPNSDKYGGQTGNNISSREDESWAGGKGDLGR; from the exons ATGCCTCCTGAACCGTTGCCTTGGGATCGGAAGGACTTCTTCAAGGAGAGGAAACACGAGAGGTCTGAGTCTCTGGGCTCCGTTGccagatggagagattcctctcaccACCGCGACTTCCACCGTTGGGGATCCGCCGAGTTCCGCAGACCTCCGG GTCATGGTAAGCAGGGCGGTTGGCACGTGTTTTCTGAAGATTCTGGTCATGGGTATGGGATTTCACGGTCAAGCAGTGAAAAGATGCTGGACGAAGATTGCCGGCCATCAGTGTCTCGTGGGGATGGAAAATATGGCCGGGGCAGTAGAGAAAATAGAGGGCCGTTTGGGCAGAGAGATTGGAGAGGACAGTCGTGGGAAACAACCAATGGTTCTATGAATTTACCAAGAAGGCCCCCGGATGTGAATAATGATCATAGGTCAGTTGACGACAACCTAACATATTCCACTCATCCACATTCTGATTTTGTAAACACTTGGGATCCACACCACTTGAAAGACCAGCATGATAAGATTGGTGGTGCCAATGGGTTCGGAACAGGCGCAAGAAGTGATAGAGAAAATTCTCTGGCTTCAATTGACTGGAAGCCACTTAAATGGACCCGATCTGGAAGCTTGTCGTCGAGAGGCTCTGGTTTTAGCCACTCGAGTAGCTCAAGGAGCGCGGGAGGGGCAGATTCCCATGAAGCAAAGGCCGAGTTACATCCCAAAAACGCAACTGTTAATGAGTCACATTCAGGGGAAGCTGCTGTGTGTGTTACATCTTCTGCACCATGTGAAGATACAACTTCCAGAAAGAAGCCGAGGCTAAATTGGGGAGAGGGACTTGCAaagtatgagaagaaaaaggttgAAGTGCCAGATGGAAGTGCTAACAAAGATGGACCTGTCTTGTCTAATGGTAGTATTGAACCTTGTGCTTTCCCCGGTTCCAGCTTAGTAGATAAAAGCCCAAAAGTTACAGGATTCTCAGACTGTGCATGTGCATCTCCTGCAACTCCATCATCGGTTGCCTGCAGTTCCTCCCCAG CAGGTGTGGATGATAAGTTATTTGGAAAACCTGCAAATGTAGACAATGATGTTAGTAATTTGACTTGTTCTCCTGTTCCTGGATCCCAAGACCATTTTCAGaggttttcttttaatttagagAAATTGGATATTGAATCCTTGAATAGTCTGAATTCTTCAATTATTGAGTTGATACAATCTGATGATACAAGTTATGTGAATTCTGGTCCAATGAGGTCCACTGCAATGAATAAGTTATTGATATGGAAAGCCGACATTTCAAAGGTATTGGAGACAACCGAATCTGAAATTGATTCACTTGAAAATGAACTGAAATCTCTAAGATCTGCATCTGGGGATAGAGGTTCATATCCAGCTGTTTTGGGCTCACAGATGGTTGGCAACAATGAAAATCCTTTTGAAGTACCTGTTGGTGTCTCTGATGAAGTTACTCGGCCAGAACCTTTGAAAATTCTTTCTTCTGACGACCCTGATGCTGAGAAATTGCCCCTTTCAACCAACTTAAATAGTATTCATGAGAATGGAAAGGAAGAGGACATTGATAGTCCTGGTTCAGCAACATCTAAATTAAGTGAGCCTCCGCCTTTGGTTAAAGCAGTTTCGTCAAGTGATACAAGGAGATATGATACCTTCTTGGAGGATGCCAATGCTGGTCAGTCTAATGGCATGAAATGCTTAATTCCCTGTACTACAAGGAAGTATCCTAGTAACTCTGCTTGCAGTGATGTCAATGCGTCTTCGGAAGTGCCAGATAGTATTATTACTGCCTCTGGTGCAAGCTTATGGTCTAGCACTGAGGATAGTTTATATAAGAAAATTATTTCTTCCAACAGAGAATTGGCAAAAAGTGCATGTGGAGTATTTGCTAAGTTATTGCCCCAAGGATATACTAAAATTGATAAGGTGGGGGCCAGCAGTGACTTGTGCTCTCAGACATCCATTATGGAGAAGTTTGCTGAGAAAAAGCAGTTTGCAAGATTTAAAGAGAGAGTTATCACACTTAAGTTCAAAGCCCTGCATCACCTGTGGAAGGAAGATATGCGCCTACTGTCTATAAAGAAATGCCGGCCAAAATATCACAAGAAACATGAACTAAGTGTGCGGTCTACCTTTAATGGTAATCAGAAGAACCGGTTCTCCATTCGGTCTCGTTTTCCTTTACCTG CAGGAAATCATCTGAGCCTCGTTCCAACAGCCGAGGTAATTAATTTTACAAGAAAACTGCTCTCAGAACCTCAGGTTAAAATTCACAGGGATGCCCTGAAGATGCCAGCATTAGTCTTGGATGAGAAGATCCCAAAGTTCATATCTAGTAATGGGCTTGTCGAAGATCCATTGGCTATTGAGAAGGAAAAGGCTTTGATTAATCCTTGGACatcagaagagagagaaattttcCTTGAAAAATTTGCTGTCTTTGGAAAAGATTTTCGGAAGATCGCTTCTTTCCTTCATCACAAGACAACTGCTGACTGTGTTGAGTTCTATTACAAAAATCATAAATCGGATTGTTTTGAAAAACTTAAGAAGCAGCAGAAGTTAGGGAAGTCATTTTTAGCCAAAACTGACTTGGTAGCATCGGGTAAAAAATGGAACCATGAAGCGAATACTGCTTCACTTGACATTTTGAGTGCTGCTTCAGTGATGGCTGATGGCTTTGCATGTAACAAGAAAATGCGTCCTGGGAACTTCCTTATGGGTGGATATGTTAATGTGAAAGCCTCAAGGGTTGATGATAGCATCAGAGAAAGATCAAGCAGCTTTGACATTCTTGGGGATGAGAGGGAGGCTTTTGCTGATGTAATGGCTTCATCCGAGGCCATGAGTTTCTGTGGGACAAGTTCAGTTGAACCTGTAGAAGGTAGCCGAGATAGTAGGTTGATGCCTGATACTGCTGAGAATGTTGATGACGAGACTTGTTCAGATGAGAGCTGTGGTGAAATGGATCCTACTGATTGGACAGATGATGAAAAGGCAGCTTTTATACAAGCTGTATCATCTTTTGGTAGGGATTTTGTGAAGTTAGCGCGATGCATTGGAACAAGGTCACCAGAACAATGCAAAGTTTTTTTCAGCAAGGCTCGAAAATGCCTCGGCTTAGATCTCATGCGCCCTATGCCTGAAAACGTTGGATCACCAGCAAATGATGGTGCAAATGGCGGGGGTAGCGACACAGATGATGCTTGTGCTGTAGAGACAGGTTCAGTGGTTGGCACTGACAAGTCTGGCACTAAGACAGATGAGGACCTGCCTTCATCTGTCATAAACACCTACCATGATGAATCAGATCCTGTGGAAGTTAGGAACCTGGCAGCTGAATTAAATGAGCCTAAAGAGGAGGATGATACAGTAGTCGATCATGAAGATGCAAACTTGGTTAGCGATGGGGTTGTCTTGTACAATTCTGATAAGTCTGGTTCAGTCAATGGGCAGGCTCCTATAGTTATGACAGATAGCACAACAGTTGGAAAAGACAAAGCCATTAAATTCGGGGGTGCAGACTTGGTGTCTATTTCTGCCCTCGACACAACTGAACCATGTGAGAGGAGTTTGGCTGGTCAGGATAATGTAGTTACTGAAGTTTCTTCTGGGGTTCTTGGAAGTGGATTGGAGAGGCAAAGTGTTCCTTCAACCCAATGTCCTGATGATAGAGGGGATAAACTGGTGGCTGTTACAGCTGTTGGAGTTGAACTGAAAAGCTCGGTTCAGGATTCATGTACTACTACAGTAAATGCTTCAGTCTCATCTGTGGGCAATTCTTGTTCAGGATTGAGTTTTGATACTGAAAGTAAGCATATGGCCCTTGGAAAGCCTGTATCTGCATTATATGTCGAGGATCTTCATGCAACTGCAAATTCATTGTCACAAAATACTTCTGTTTCAGCCGCCGTTCAATGCGAGAAAACAGCTACTCAGGATCAACTGTCCTGTACTACTGAGACTCCAGGTGGGAGAAATTTGCAGTGTCATAATCCCATCAGCAATGGTGACCATCAGCTTCCTGTGCCTGGGAATCGTGTGGATCGTGCCAACAGCATCCTCCATGGTTATCCTTTGCAAATGGCCATTAAGAAAGAAGTGAATGGAGATATAAAATGCAGCAGTTCAGCAAACGAGTTGCCCCTTCTATCCCGAAAAGATGAACAAGATGATCATTTCAAAGCAAGGTTAAGCTATTCGTCAGATTCGGAAAAAACATCCAGAAATGGTGATGTGAAATTGTTTGGGAAGATATTAACCAATCCTTCATCCACACAGAAACCTAATTTGACCACCAAGTcatgtgaagaaaatggcatccATCATCCCAAATCTAGCAGGCTTTCGAGTTTGAAATATGCTGATGGAAATTTCAAGATGTTGAAGTTTGAACGAGATGACTGCAGTGAGTATCTTGGCCTTGAAAATGTCCCCTTGCGGAGCTATGGTTACTGGGATGGGAACCGAATACAGACTGGTCTCACATCATTGCCTGATTCTGCCATCCTGCTAGCAAAGTATCCGGCTGCCTTCAGTAATTATCCGTCTTCTTCAGCCAAATTGGAGCAGCAGTCGTTCCATGCATTTGGTAAGAATAATGAAAGGCACCTGAGTGGATCTCCTGCTTTTACAGCTAGGGACATGAATGGCAGTAATGCTGTGATTGATTATCAGATGCTTAGAAGTAGGGATGGTTCTGTGGTTGATGTAAAGCACTGCCAAGACGTGTTCTCTGAGATGCCACGGAGAAATGGGTTCGAAGCAATCTCAAGTTTGCACCAGCAGCAGCAGGGCAGAGGAGTGGTGGGAATGAGTAGTGGTGGTGTTGGAGGAACGGGGATTGTGGTTGGATCATGCAGCGGTGTCACGGATCCTGTGGCAGCCATAAAAATGCATTACCCCAATTCTGACAAGTATGGTGGTCAAACTGGGAATAATATCAGCAGCAGAGAAGATGAATCTTGGGCTGGGGGGAAAGGGGACTTAGGGAGGTAG